In Carya illinoinensis cultivar Pawnee chromosome 9, C.illinoinensisPawnee_v1, whole genome shotgun sequence, the following are encoded in one genomic region:
- the LOC122277306 gene encoding BAHD acyltransferase DCR translates to MPSSSVTLVSKCTICPEHKSDMKPLKLSVSDMPMLSCQYIQKGVLLTLPPYSIDDLLCFLKRSLSLTLTHFPTLAGRLSTDSDGHVHIVCNDEGVDFIQAKAKHLSLHALISPGLDVPACFKEFFALDRTLSYLGHFKPLAAVQITELNDGVFIGCTVNHAVTDGTSFWHFFNTFAEVCRGGKKLPKAPDFSRNTVFNSPAVLKFPPGGPKVTFSGDEPLREKIFHFSREAILKLKYRANNYNHLQNGHVDQSAVELLGKQCNDSWITVNGDNSMPNGKISSVLEGLLRNNISNRTMEISSFQSLSAQLWRSVTRARKLTARKMTTFRMAVNCRHRLEPQMDPYYFGNAIQSIPTVAAAGELLSRDLRWCADLLHRNVVAHNDATVRRGVADWESEPRLFPLGNFDGASMTMGSSPRFPMYENDFGWGRPLAVRSGAANKFDGKISAFPGREGKGSVDLEVVLAPETMAALEKDTEFMQYVSGSTAV, encoded by the coding sequence ATGCCTTCTTCTTCTGTCACTCTTGTTTCCAAATGCACAATATGCCCTGAACATAAATCCGACATGAAACCCCTCAAGCTGTCTGTTTCCGACATGCCCATGCTCTCATGCCAATACATCCAGAAGGGCGTTCTGCTCACCCTTCCTCCCTACTCCATCGATGACCTCCTTTGCTTTCTCAAACGCTCTTTGTCTCTCACTCTCACCCACTTCCCCACCCTTGCCGGCCGTCTCTCCACCGACTCTGATGGCCACGTCCACATCGTCTGTAATGATGAGGGCGTCGATTTCATCCAAGCCAAAGCCAAGCATCTATCCCTTCACGCCCTCATCTCTCCGGGCCTCGACGTCCCTGCCTGTTTCAAAGAGTTCTTCGCCTTGGACAGAACTCTCAGCTACTTGGGCCACTTCAAGCCCTTGGCTGCCGTCCAGATTACCGAGCTAAATGATGGCGTTTTCATCGGCTGTACAGTCAACCATGCCGTCACGGACGGGACCTCCTTCTGGCATTTCTTCAACACATTCGCTGAAGTTTGCAGGGGAGGGAAGAAGTTACCCAAAGCACCAGACTTTTCTCGCAACACTGTGTTCAACTCGCCGGCAGTGCTCAAATTCCCACCCGGCGGTCCCAAGGTGACCTTTTCCGGCGACGAGCCGCTGCGGGAGAAAATCTTTCACTTCAGCAGGGAAGCAATTCTGAAGCTGAAATACAGGGCCAATAATTATAATCACTTGCAAAACGGTCATGTCGATCAGTCCGCTGTTGAGTTACTCGGAAAGCAATGTAATGACAGTTGGATAACGGTTAATGGAGATAACAGTATGCCTAACGGTAAGATATCGTCTGTCTTGGAGGGTCTGCTGAGGAACAACATCTCGAATCGGACGATGGAGATTTCTTCCTTTCAGTCGCTCAGCGCTCAGCTATGGCGTTCGGTGACACGTGCGAGGAAGCTGACGGCAAGAAAAATGACGACCTTTCGAATGGCTGTGAATTGCCGCCATCGGCTCGAACCGCAGATGGACCCGTACTACTTTGGAAACGCGATACAGAGCATCCCGACAGTTGCTGCGGCCGGCGAGCTTCTGTCCCGGGATCTGCGATGGTGCGCAGATCTTCTGCACCGGAACGTGGTTGCCCACAATGACGCCACAGTCCGTCGGGGAGTAGCGGATTGGGAGAGTGAGCCGAGGTTGTTCCCGTTGGGGAACTTCGACGGTGCATCGATGACGATGGGGAGTTCCCCGAGATTCCCCATGTACGAAAACGACTTCGGGTGGGGACGGCCTCTGGCGGTGCGTAGCGGTGCGGCGAACAAGTTCGATGGTAAGATCTCGGCGTTTCCGGGAAGAGAAGGGAAGGGAAGTGTAGATCTTGAGGTGGTTTTGGCACCAGAAACAATGGCGGCGCTTGAGAAGGATACAGAGTTCATGCAATACGTATCGGGCAGTACCGCCGTGTGA
- the LOC122276598 gene encoding sulfoquinovosyl transferase SQD2 → MTTTSLSISHSLSPLSFSTSPSPSASSSSALYGPVSPKALCFISVRKKPVSLFCKGRAERQTRYFFVSKASDMTIDEVREEEEEGPPLLDSETNSRPRRIALFVEPSPFAYVSGYKNRFQNFIKYLREMGDEVMVVTTHEGVPQEFYGAKLIGSRSFPCPWYQKVPLSLALSPRIISEVARFKPDIIHASSPGIMVFGALAIAKLLCVPIVMSYHTHVPVYIPRYTFSWLVKPMWLIIKFLHRAADLTLVPSAAIGRDLEAASVTAANKIRLWNKGVDSESFNPRFRSHEMRVRLSGGEPEKPLIVHVGRLGVEKSLDFLKRVMDRLPEARIAFIGDGPYREELEKLFTGMPAVFTGMLGGEELSQAYASGDVFVMPSESETLGLVVLEAMSSGIPVVGVRAGGVLDIIPPDQEGKTGFMFNPGDLDDCVGKLRTLLQNQELRETMGKAAREEMEKYDWRAATRKIRNEQYNAAIWFWRKKRAQLLRPLQWLAKRLFPSPEVI, encoded by the exons ATGACCACCACTTCTCTCTCTATaagtcactctctctctcctctctccttttctacctctccttctccttctgCTTCGTCTTCGTCAGCTCTGTACGGTCCGGTGTCTCCTAAAGCTTTGTGCTTTATCTCCGTGAGAAAAAAACCCGTTTCTTTGTTTTGCAAAGGGCGGGCGGAGAGGCAAACAAGATATTTTTTTGTGTCTAAAGCAAGCGATATGACTATCGATGAAGTCagggaagaggaggaggaggggccTCCGTTGCTTGACTCGGAGACCAACTCTAGGCCCCGCCGCATTGCGCTCTTTGTCGAGCCTTCACCTTTTGC ATATGTGTCAGGGTATAAGAACCGGTTCcagaattttatcaaatacTTGCGTGAAATGGGGGATGAG GTGATGGTGGTGACCACACATGAAGGTGTGCCTCAAGAGTTTTATGGAGCAAAATTGATTGGATCACGCAG CTTTCCCTGCCCCTGGTATCAGAAAGTGCCACTTTCCCTGGCACTTAGTCCTAGAATAATTTCAGAGGTTGCTCGATTTAAGCCTGACATAATACATGCTTCATCACCTGGGATAATG GTTTTTGGAGCTCTTGCGATTGCAAAACTATTATGTGTCCCCATAGTGATGTCTTATCACACTCATGTGCCAGT TTACATTCCAAGATACACTTTCAGTTGGCTGGTGAAACCCATGTGGTTGATTATAA AATTCCTACACAGAGCAGCTGATCTTACGCTGGTGCCCTCCGCTGCAATTGGTAGGGATCTTGAAGCAGCTAGTGTGACAGCTG CTAACAAGATTCGTCTTTGGAACAAGGGTGTTGATTCTGAAAGCTTCAACCCCCGTTTCCGCTCGCATGAGATGCGAGTAAGACTAAG TGGTGGTGAACCTGAGAAACCATTGATAGTTCATGTTGGTCGACTTGGAGTTGAGAAGAGTTTGGATTTCCTCAAGAG GGTTATGGACAGGCTTCCAGAAGCACGAATTGCTTTCATTGGAGATGGCCCATATAG AGAGGAGCTGGAAAAATTGTTTACTGGCATGCCTGCGGTATTTACGGGGATGCTTGGAGGTGAAGAGCTTTCGCAGGCGTATGCCAGTGGAGATGTTTTTGTTATGCCTTCAGAATCTGAGACACTTGGGCTAGTTGTTTTAGAGGCCATGTCTTCAGGAATTCCTGTGGTGGGAGTTCGTGCTGGTGGAGTCCTAGATATAATCCCTCCAGACCAGGAGGGCAAAACTGGTTTTATGTTCAATCCTGGCGATCTTGATGATTGCGTGGGCAAATTGAGGACTTTGTTGCAAAACCAAGAGTTGAGAGAAACCATGGGGAAAGCTGCACGTGAAGAAATGGAGAAGTATGATTGGAGGGCAGCCACCCGAAAGATACGAAATGAACAGTACAATGCTGCCATCTGGTTCTGGCGCAAGAAGAGAGCGCAACTATTGAGACCTCTTCAATGGTTGGCAAAACGCCTTTTCCCTTCCCCAGAAGTTATATAA